The genomic interval TAAACTTTCAATCAAACTATAAAAATGAAACGCTTCGAAGCTACTATAACATGGTATAAAGACAAGCACTAACGCGCCAGCGAGTATACCTTAAAAGTCAGCTAACATTTTGATGAAACTAAAAGACATACTACCAAAATATCAAAAGTATCTTCTGGGAATTGCTCTTTTAATATCATCTATAGCAGTTTCAATAAGGTCAAATGATGGAAAAATTAATTTGGTATTACACCAATACCCAACTCTTATCTTTTTTATGATAGTAATTAGCTCTTTCTTAGTTACAATCTACTTTCAAATAAATAAAAGGAAAATTTCTAGCCTTTCGAATGAAATTAAGGAGCAGTCCAAAATTAAAAGTGAAGGATTTGATGCTCTACTTAATGGATTGACGGAGAGACAAAGGGAAGTGTATGACTTGATTATTTCGGGAAAGACAAATAAAGAAATACTGACTGAGCTATTTATCGAGCAAAGCACGCTGAAGTCACACATTAATCAAATTTATGGGAAACTGAATATCAAAAGCAGGAGTGAATTGAAGTCAAAATTAAAATAATGATAATCAGCATTTTATAACAATATCAACCCTTTTTCAACCCGAGATTATTTGTTCTAATTGATGTTCATAAGGATATTTGCGTATCATAAATTTTCACTAAAAATAAAAGTATATGAAAAGTAATTTATTGTACTTCGCAATGTTCCTGATGATTCTCTGTTTACCATTCAGAGGAAATGAAAACGAAGTTTGGTGGCTATGGGCAGATATGCTTTGGATACCGATGGTGTTCATATTTAGTTCATTGATGTGTGTAGGGCTTTACTTGTTCAAAAAAGAAGGGATTAATAAAACAAACGTTAGCTAACATTAAGTCGTTTTTACAAAAGCCACGCCATGCAATAGGCATGAAGATCAAAAACTCCGATAAAAGATTAACAAAATTGGTTTTTGAATATGCGGTGTTCAGCGAGACCTGTGTATACGTGCGTAAGTATTAAATAAAACAAGAATTAGTCATTCCTATAATTGGAGAATCGAATATATTTCTAGCTTTTTAATATGGTTTCGCCATTCCAAAAGCCAATTATTCTTTTTAGATATGGTGATTTGCTTAATGTATTTTTTATAGAATGTTACCATAACGTAGATTGTCTTTTTTGGGAGAACATTTGTTCTTTATGATATTGATGTCGATTAAAATTCCGTTGAAATAGATTTTAGTCTTCCCAAGAATCACTGAATAATACAGAACGTACAACAGCTTATATTGGACAAAACAATAAAACAACAGAGACTTCTAAATGCATTTGATGTGAAATCCTATTTTGGGTGGCCTATCTATGGAAAACAAAAGCCAATGACATTTAGCTTAATAAAACCAGGTAAATGGATAAAGTCAAAATTAATTTTTACAATCTGACTTTAATATGGAAAGTGAAAATACACTCTTAAATAAAATGAATTGGTCTGTCATATTTGGAGAAAAATAAGAGGACACAAAATTGTGTCCTCTTATCATAATAATCAGAAATGTTTCTCTATTTCTTTATCAAAAGTTTCTTATATATTCTACTTCCATTATTAAGTACCATCAAATAAACTCCTGCTCCAGGAAATAATTTTGCATTCATATTTATATAATTTTTTGCACTGGAAACGAAATACGTATTTTGAAACAACTTCTTACCCTCCAAGGTATAAATTTCAAGCATGATTGCACCAACTGATTCATTATCTAACTCTATTTTAAAATTATCATTGAACGGATTTGGAAATACATTCAAATATCCCAAGTTGCCAATTTTTTCGTCAGCTGTTGACGTAATTGCTTTGGATTCAAGTGTTGGGATGGACAACTCAATATCAGAACTAATTACAAATAGTGGAATCGGAAAATGAGTTGATGACATTGCTTCATTAACCATACCTTCAAATTTAGAACGCACCCGAATTTTCAAAAACCCTCCGGAAATTGTCATCAAGCTAATATTAGGGTTAATTAATAAGCATCTCCAATCTCCTCCTTCGTTAATTGTATAATCAGACTCTTTCACAAGATTTAACAATGGCGAGGTAATATCAAGAATTTCAATTTTTTTCTCGTCAAACAACTGACCAATTTGAACGCCATACACTTTATATTCTTCTGCTGACCGAACCCATATATCATATGTCTGGTCAATTCTAACATTAAAATTATCAACGAAAAAACTAAACTTCTCTCCAGACCTTACTTCAATAATTGGATTCTGCACAAAAATACCATTTCCATTAATGTCACCTTTCTTAACGGGCACTATATTATAGTCAAAGCGTGGTAAATTTTGAAGTTTAATTTCTTTAATTAACTGTGGCTTAGCAATATTGTCTGAATAAAATTGAACGTCATCACAACTTAATTTATTGGTGATGCCCAATACTAACCTTCTCAAATCGAATATATCAAAAATGGTAATTTTGTTATCACAATCTGCATCCGCTGCAATAGCCTGGTAAGAATTAAATTTCAGAACGCCTAATAGATTTTTGATAATTTGTACAATATCAAAGGTCGTAACACCAGATCTCACATTCGGTACTTTAACTCCCGGGATAAGAAATCCAGACTGAGTATTATTGGCTGTGTCTATGCACAAGCTATAATCTAAATTAGAAAAATTTACGGGTTCTCCACATGCATACAATGGAATAATGTTTAGTTCATCATTCAAGTTAAAATTAAAGTTGTTTTGTACCCCAATGGATTCAAGATTGTAATTTAGCAATTTTCCTCCAATAATGTTTTTTGTATTTGGTCCGTTACCTTTAAAAACAAAATTTACTGTAACAATACAAGATGTTTGGTTTCCAGATAAATCGGTTACAAAAAGAGTAACATCCATTGTCTTACCTGCATCAAGTATATTAAATTTTAAAGATTTTATGAACTCCTCTTTATCGAATGAAAAACTTAGTCCCCCGCAATTGTCAAAGCTCGCATTATCTAGCATTTCTGGGAAAAGCGTGACTTCTCCTGAACTTGGTACAGCAAAAGTAGCCTTCTCATTGCATATCGCCACTGGTGGAATGGTATCTGTGCCACAATAAATTTTAAATACCTGGTTGTGATTGTAAATTTCTCCTGAACACCAATTAACAACTGTCCAGGTTCTAATTATTTTATAATCTTCTCCGCATGGAGTAGGTCCAACTGGAATAATAAGATCATTATACTTTGCTTCCATCCGAATACATGAATTAGAAATTGGTCTGCCTGTAAATTCCGGTACAGGAATAAATCCATCTTTTCTTGGCCACTTATCTTTACAATTTAATTTTGGCAAATCAAGTCCATCGTAATTGTGTAAATTTGAAAATATCCCATTCAGAGTTCTTTCAAATTTCACTAATTGTGTAAATTGTTTATTTGAACCTCCAGGAAAGATTGCTGTCCATATTCTCGTGATCTCAGCGGTATTAGGATCATTGCATTCTTTTGTAACAAGTTGATCTGTATAACTCACACTTATTCTTGGACATGCTGGATTGTACTCCACATCATATGTTTGAAGGGAACCAGTCTGTTCAACTTTATAATGAGTAGGAAAAGGATATCCTACATCTCTTGGATCAGCATCTTGGATGCAATTGGTTGTGACTGAATTATTACTAAATTTAAATTCCCCTTCCGGATCGCACACTCCAAAAAGCCCATAACTTACTTCACCCCAGCAATAATTACCGGTCACTGAATCTTCGACCCGATATTGAAATAAACGGGGTAAACTTTCATCTATTTGGACAATGGGTAAAAAAATAGAGCCATTATAATAGCTTATTTCAAAGATATGGTCCCTACAGTAACTTCCTTCCAGGAATTGATCCACTGACAAAGGCAAACTACCACCTTTTTGGATACTGAATTTTAAAGCGTCATTGCAAACTAATGTTTGAGTGCAGGTACTAATAGATATTTTTCCAATTGCTTTTGCAATATTTCCCGCTTGATCGATTGCAAATACGGCAAGGTCCAATGGAAAATTAGTATTTCTTTGTATTTTCTTTTCATTATCACTTGCAACCTCTGAAAAAGAGTAACGCATTTTGTCTGGTGGAGTACAATTATCAATACAAAGACTTACCATTTCTTCAGCTCTTAAATTATATTCAGAGGCTATATCTAAATACACAGTATAATTGCTTTTTACAGATAAAAAAGGAGCGACAACATCCGGACTGCAATCTTGAGCAAAAAAAGAACCGACACTAAATTTTATGAATATTAAAGACAAACACAAAATTTTTTTAATCCAATTTGTAGAATTTTTCATAATATATTATTTGTTTATAAAATTTTAAAGTATAATTAATTTATTTTAACCGATAACACATCCCAACTTGAAAATTAAAGGATCCATGCTTTTCACTGATACCACTTTCGGCATCTTTCCAAAAACCCAATTCTCTCTTTCCTAGCATTCCCAAAACTAACTTCAGTTCAGGACGTATACTATAATCTACTTGAATGCCATATAAAATGCTGCACGGAATTTTCGATAAAGAAATATTTTCTCCATACGGAACCAATTCCATTGATTTTGTAGCACTGTTTGAAATTCTTCCGCTAAATTTTTGATAAACCGGAATGCTCAATCCCAAAATAGAAGACAAACTCCAAGATCTATTTATATCTTGAATATAACTAAATGTTATGGGAATTGAGATTAGAGTTCGGTGATGATATAATTTTCTCGAAACGTTTCTATACTCATTTACTACAATTGCACCAGTATCTTTCGTTAATTCAGCATTTGCATTCACTTTCTCAAGCAAAACTTGCCCATAAAGCACATGAGGAATTGTATCTTTAAATCGCTGTGTAAAACGAAGTGTATGATATTGATAGTCTAATCCAAGCCCAAAGCCATAATGTCGCTTGAGCTTAGTGTGTACCATTATATTTGCTCCATATACACTTTCAGAATTCTCTAATGCCAATCGCGTATTCAATCTTGTTGCGGGTCCATCCAAAAATTGATTTAATATTCCTATTGAGCCCATTGCCTTTAATGAAATAGGAATGCCTAATTGATTCTTGGATAAAGCAATTTGTCTGGTGAACTCTAAATTCTCAAGAAGCTCCAATGGAATCTCTTCATTCAAAATTACAATCTCCTTTGTTGGCAAAAGATCAACAACCAAATTCACTTTTTTTGACCAATCACCTTCTACTATCGTGCTGTCCATAGTATTAGAAAAAGGATTTTGCATGATGCTTAACACTGATTTTTCAATCTTATAAGCAGCTGAATGATGAATTAATCCGCTTGTTGCTTCATTAACAATATGCTTAAGTACCATTTCATACGGCGTCCCATTACTCGAAGACACCGCTTGAATAGATGGTAAAACAACTTTTTGCAAGGTGCACTTCGCATAATTTATTTCAGACAACTTATCTGACAATGTGCTATTTGGAATTTGCGCATTTGCAACAAAGGTCTGTTCATTATTATTTTCAACTAATCTCAATGGGA from Saprospiraceae bacterium carries:
- a CDS encoding helix-turn-helix transcriptional regulator, giving the protein MKLKDILPKYQKYLLGIALLISSIAVSIRSNDGKINLVLHQYPTLIFFMIVISSFLVTIYFQINKRKISSLSNEIKEQSKIKSEGFDALLNGLTERQREVYDLIISGKTNKEILTELFIEQSTLKSHINQIYGKLNIKSRSELKSKLK
- a CDS encoding T9SS type A sorting domain-containing protein, which gives rise to MKNSTNWIKKILCLSLIFIKFSVGSFFAQDCSPDVVAPFLSVKSNYTVYLDIASEYNLRAEEMVSLCIDNCTPPDKMRYSFSEVASDNEKKIQRNTNFPLDLAVFAIDQAGNIAKAIGKISISTCTQTLVCNDALKFSIQKGGSLPLSVDQFLEGSYCRDHIFEISYYNGSIFLPIVQIDESLPRLFQYRVEDSVTGNYCWGEVSYGLFGVCDPEGEFKFSNNSVTTNCIQDADPRDVGYPFPTHYKVEQTGSLQTYDVEYNPACPRISVSYTDQLVTKECNDPNTAEITRIWTAIFPGGSNKQFTQLVKFERTLNGIFSNLHNYDGLDLPKLNCKDKWPRKDGFIPVPEFTGRPISNSCIRMEAKYNDLIIPVGPTPCGEDYKIIRTWTVVNWCSGEIYNHNQVFKIYCGTDTIPPVAICNEKATFAVPSSGEVTLFPEMLDNASFDNCGGLSFSFDKEEFIKSLKFNILDAGKTMDVTLFVTDLSGNQTSCIVTVNFVFKGNGPNTKNIIGGKLLNYNLESIGVQNNFNFNLNDELNIIPLYACGEPVNFSNLDYSLCIDTANNTQSGFLIPGVKVPNVRSGVTTFDIVQIIKNLLGVLKFNSYQAIAADADCDNKITIFDIFDLRRLVLGITNKLSCDDVQFYSDNIAKPQLIKEIKLQNLPRFDYNIVPVKKGDINGNGIFVQNPIIEVRSGEKFSFFVDNFNVRIDQTYDIWVRSAEEYKVYGVQIGQLFDEKKIEILDITSPLLNLVKESDYTINEGGDWRCLLINPNISLMTISGGFLKIRVRSKFEGMVNEAMSSTHFPIPLFVISSDIELSIPTLESKAITSTADEKIGNLGYLNVFPNPFNDNFKIELDNESVGAIMLEIYTLEGKKLFQNTYFVSSAKNYINMNAKLFPGAGVYLMVLNNGSRIYKKLLIKK